Proteins encoded within one genomic window of Candidatus Schekmanbacteria bacterium:
- a CDS encoding methylenetetrahydrofolate reductase C-terminal domain-containing protein, producing the protein MIIGERKPLKEIMEMVAECDNVIVAGCGTCVAVCLAGGEKQVRVIASALRLARKLRGKPIKVTEITVERQCEKEFIEEIKTLIPNHDAIISLACGIGVQTLTQHYPHTITYPGLNTTFMGAPAQHGVWMETCRSCGDCILDLTGGLCPIARCSKSLLNGPCGGSKNEKCEVNQDIDCVWQLIYKRLKQLNKLHLMREIMPARARGEKDNGFPRKIIREDAML; encoded by the coding sequence ATGATAATAGGTGAAAGAAAACCATTAAAAGAAATCATGGAAATGGTTGCTGAATGCGACAATGTGATTGTTGCAGGATGCGGTACATGCGTAGCAGTATGCCTTGCAGGCGGAGAAAAACAGGTTCGCGTAATAGCGAGCGCTTTACGGCTGGCAAGAAAATTACGTGGAAAGCCAATTAAAGTAACAGAGATAACAGTGGAAAGGCAGTGTGAAAAAGAGTTTATTGAGGAAATAAAGACTCTTATTCCAAACCACGATGCAATCATCTCTCTTGCCTGCGGCATCGGAGTTCAGACTCTTACTCAGCATTATCCGCACACCATAACCTATCCCGGCTTAAATACTACATTTATGGGAGCACCTGCACAGCATGGCGTTTGGATGGAAACTTGCCGTTCCTGCGGTGATTGTATTCTTGATCTTACAGGGGGGTTATGCCCTATAGCAAGATGTTCAAAAAGTCTTTTGAACGGTCCCTGCGGAGGGAGTAAAAATGAGAAGTGTGAAGTTAATCAGGATATTGACTGTGTGTGGCAGCTAATATACAAGAGGCTGAAACAGTTGAACAAGCTTCACCTTATGAGAGAAATAATGCCTGCAAGAGCAAGAGGAGAAAAGGATAACGGTTTTCCGCGAAAGATAATCCGTGA
- a CDS encoding PEP-CTERM sorting domain-containing protein, with amino-acid sequence MRTKLKVLFIVLTVSLICFSYGSSEATILDTHFGINLSVSGTEFNNSWVPDPFTAPGADYVVANYNTGGINPSPMGAAGEAFDVEAIYLDDDGLNIYFAIVTSMPQSGYAGSMFGWSGYHFDPADIRIGLGSGSIYEYGIETGASTNIGNQGMIRKNASWSYTKGSAGYINGYPNSGGPMYNTMNDSSGTLQGYASSFSYYDASVPDRGYATYVIEGIVDKNMLGNPAAGTTITMLFSPDCNNDWLQLSGDIEPYSPPVPEPSTLLLLGLGLTGAGLLRFRKKI; translated from the coding sequence ATGAGAACTAAATTAAAGGTTTTATTTATAGTTTTAACAGTTTCTTTAATCTGCTTTTCGTACGGCAGTTCGGAAGCTACTATACTGGATACACATTTTGGTATTAACCTCAGTGTAAGCGGTACAGAATTCAATAATTCCTGGGTACCTGACCCGTTTACAGCTCCGGGAGCAGACTATGTAGTTGCTAACTATAATACAGGTGGCATAAACCCGTCTCCCATGGGTGCAGCTGGAGAGGCTTTTGATGTCGAAGCCATTTATCTTGATGATGATGGTTTAAATATCTATTTTGCAATTGTAACTTCAATGCCCCAGTCAGGGTATGCCGGTTCTATGTTCGGATGGAGCGGATATCATTTTGATCCGGCTGATATCAGAATTGGATTGGGAAGCGGCAGTATATACGAATATGGAATTGAAACAGGTGCATCGACAAATATAGGGAATCAGGGGATGATAAGGAAGAATGCCTCATGGTCATATACTAAGGGATCAGCCGGTTATATCAACGGCTATCCGAATTCAGGCGGCCCCATGTATAATACTATGAACGATAGCTCTGGAACATTACAGGGATATGCAAGCTCATTTTCATATTACGATGCGTCAGTACCGGACAGAGGTTATGCCACTTATGTAATCGAGGGAATAGTTGATAAGAACATGCTTGGTAATCCGGCTGCCGGGACAACGATTACGATGTTGTTTTCCCCTGATTGCAACAATGACTGGCTTCAGCTTAGTGGAGATATAGAACCATATAGCCCGCCTGTTCCTGAGCCTTCGACTCTTCTTCTGCTTGGTCTTGGATTAACAGGCGCAGGTCTGTTACGTTTCAGGAAAAAAATATAG
- a CDS encoding deoxyhypusine synthase, producing the protein MAKNEFLKGKVINPDPITTDLSVTKLIEDHFNAYNGARLQEACLLLTSKVLNENVTLGMSLTGALTPAGLGRSCIVPLIANGFVDWITSTGANLYHDAHFGLGLTLHKGSPFTDDVELKKNNVVRIYDILMSFEVLLSTDSFFREIIKAPEFQRSMGTAEFHHHVGKYLRAREKLAGLPPSTVLSAAYEYGVPVYAPSPGDSSIGMNIAASSLTGNALRIDPIVDVNETAAIVLDAKRNNSKSAVLIIGGGAPKNFMLQTEPQIQEVLGLEEEGHDYFIQITDARPDTGGLSGATPSEAVSWGKVAPEMLPNAIVSYIDFTVALPLITAYVMGKCRPRNLKRIYDRRDKIMGNLRDEYLTKNAKNS; encoded by the coding sequence ATGGCAAAGAATGAGTTTTTAAAAGGAAAAGTAATCAATCCGGATCCTATAACAACTGATCTCTCTGTTACAAAGCTGATAGAAGATCATTTCAACGCATATAATGGTGCAAGACTGCAGGAAGCCTGTCTTTTGCTTACTTCTAAAGTGCTTAATGAAAATGTTACTCTCGGTATGAGTCTGACAGGTGCGCTTACACCCGCCGGACTCGGCAGATCCTGCATAGTTCCTCTCATAGCTAATGGTTTTGTTGACTGGATTACATCTACCGGAGCGAATCTCTATCATGATGCACATTTCGGTCTTGGCCTTACCCTGCACAAGGGAAGTCCTTTTACTGATGACGTGGAGCTTAAAAAGAATAATGTAGTAAGGATATACGATATCCTGATGAGTTTTGAAGTCCTCCTCTCGACAGACAGTTTTTTCAGGGAGATTATCAAGGCACCTGAATTTCAAAGAAGTATGGGAACTGCAGAATTTCACCACCATGTGGGGAAATATTTAAGAGCAAGGGAGAAACTGGCAGGCTTGCCTCCTTCTACGGTTCTCTCTGCGGCATATGAATATGGAGTTCCTGTTTATGCGCCGTCACCGGGAGACAGCTCGATAGGCATGAACATTGCAGCATCGTCTTTGACCGGTAATGCGCTAAGAATAGACCCGATAGTTGATGTTAATGAAACAGCGGCAATAGTCCTGGATGCTAAAAGAAATAATAGCAAAAGTGCAGTTCTAATTATCGGCGGCGGGGCACCTAAAAATTTTATGCTTCAGACAGAGCCGCAGATTCAGGAAGTGCTGGGTCTTGAAGAAGAAGGACATGATTATTTCATACAGATTACTGATGCCAGACCTGATACCGGCGGGCTTTCAGGGGCTACTCCTTCAGAAGCCGTGTCATGGGGTAAGGTTGCTCCGGAGATGCTTCCAAACGCAATAGTATCTTATATTGATTTCACTGTTGCTCTTCCTTTAATTACAGCTTATGTTATGGGTAAATGCCGTCCAAGAAATCTTAAACGGATTTATGATCGAAGAGATAAAATAATGGGAAACCTGAGAGATGAGTACCTGACGAAAAATGCGAAGAATAGTTAA
- the thrC gene encoding threonine synthase has protein sequence MEYKAWFQCINGCPGKHELNEIIYNCPTCGDLLEVVHDTNKLKKKSAWQWMKLFDDRYRRTDWPFGSAVWGKKEMVCPAVETKNVVSMYEGGSNLFWAERLGHAVGLEDLWVKQCGNSHTGSFKDLGMTVLVSMVKQMISEGKDILAVACASTGDTSAALASYCAAAGIQAIVFLPKNKVSTAQLIQPIANGALTLSLDTDFDGCMKIVKEVTSKNNIYLANSMNSLRIEGQKTVSIELVQQFDWEVPDWVIIPGGNLGNISAIGKGFLMMRDLSMINKFPRLVCAQAEHANPLYRSYVSGFEEFKPVKARKTLASAIQIGDPVSIKKAVKILKEFNGIVEQASEQELADAAALADRTGLFNCPHTGVALAALFKLVKKGVIKRNEKVVVISTAHGLKFTDFKRRYHESKIRGIKPHYVNLPVETSAKYDKVRDVILRELEKRSHSLEDLQK, from the coding sequence ATGGAATACAAAGCATGGTTCCAGTGCATAAACGGTTGTCCGGGCAAACATGAGCTTAATGAGATCATTTATAATTGTCCCACATGCGGGGACCTTCTGGAAGTAGTGCACGACACGAACAAGCTCAAAAAGAAAAGTGCATGGCAATGGATGAAGCTTTTTGATGACAGGTACAGAAGGACCGACTGGCCTTTCGGAAGCGCAGTATGGGGCAAAAAAGAAATGGTTTGCCCGGCAGTTGAGACTAAGAACGTAGTTTCAATGTATGAAGGGGGAAGCAACCTCTTCTGGGCTGAAAGATTAGGTCATGCAGTCGGTCTTGAGGACCTTTGGGTAAAACAATGCGGGAACAGCCACACAGGTTCTTTCAAAGACCTCGGTATGACAGTCCTTGTCTCCATGGTAAAGCAGATGATATCGGAAGGAAAAGATATACTTGCCGTCGCATGTGCCTCGACTGGGGATACTTCGGCAGCCCTTGCATCATATTGTGCGGCAGCAGGAATACAGGCAATAGTCTTTCTTCCCAAGAACAAGGTTTCCACGGCACAGCTTATTCAGCCTATAGCAAATGGAGCGTTAACACTTTCACTTGATACTGATTTTGACGGGTGCATGAAGATAGTTAAAGAGGTTACATCTAAGAATAATATTTACCTTGCAAATTCGATGAATTCGCTTCGCATAGAAGGGCAGAAGACGGTAAGCATTGAGCTTGTTCAGCAGTTCGACTGGGAAGTGCCTGACTGGGTCATAATACCCGGAGGGAATCTGGGCAATATCAGCGCCATAGGGAAGGGGTTTCTCATGATGAGAGATTTATCGATGATAAATAAATTTCCCCGTCTTGTCTGTGCCCAGGCAGAACATGCAAATCCTCTTTACAGAAGCTATGTCAGCGGTTTTGAGGAATTCAAACCGGTAAAGGCTAGAAAGACTCTTGCGAGCGCGATTCAGATCGGAGACCCGGTAAGCATTAAGAAGGCGGTAAAGATACTGAAAGAATTTAACGGGATAGTGGAACAGGCAAGCGAGCAGGAACTCGCGGATGCAGCGGCACTTGCTGACAGGACAGGGCTTTTTAACTGCCCTCATACCGGAGTTGCTCTGGCTGCCCTTTTTAAACTTGTCAAAAAAGGTGTTATTAAACGTAATGAAAAGGTTGTTGTGATATCAACTGCCCATGGTCTGAAGTTTACTGATTTCAAACGGCGTTATCATGAAAGCAAGATCAGAGGCATCAAACCTCACTATGTAAATCTTCCTGTAGAGACTTCTGCAAAGTATGACAAGGTGAGGGATGTTATTTTGAGAGAACTTGAGAAGCGGTCACACTCACTGGAAGATCTGCAAAAATAA
- a CDS encoding histidinol-phosphate transaminase has translation MKKFVPQYILDISPYNPGKPIEEVEREFGIRDAVKLASNENPIGPSPKAVASLKGELKKMSFYPDSHSFYLKRELALRFKVSENNLIIGNGSNELIEILTRAFIRPGVSAVIANQAFAVYQMLVQVVGGEKIIVPLSNYTHDLQAMRKAVKNNTRMIFIANPNNPTGTIVRNKEFEDFLYSVPEDILIVLDEAYAEYVMDEDYPNSIELFSMRKNLVILRTFSKIYGLAGLRVGYGIAHEEIVEIMHKIRQPFNVNSAGQITALAALSDEEHVESSRTLNAEGKEYLYGEFERMELDYVPTEANFILVDCGIDCNEIFLKLLKLGVIVRPMAGYGLPTSFRVTIGTAKDNRKFISALKKVL, from the coding sequence ATGAAAAAATTTGTGCCGCAATACATACTGGATATCAGTCCCTATAATCCCGGAAAACCCATTGAAGAGGTTGAAAGGGAGTTCGGCATCAGGGATGCGGTAAAGCTTGCATCCAATGAAAATCCGATAGGGCCATCGCCAAAGGCAGTGGCAAGTTTAAAAGGAGAGCTCAAGAAGATGTCCTTTTATCCTGACAGCCACTCTTTTTATCTCAAACGGGAACTTGCCCTGCGGTTCAAAGTCTCTGAGAACAACCTCATCATCGGGAATGGGTCAAACGAGCTGATCGAGATACTGACCAGGGCATTCATACGGCCGGGGGTGAGTGCAGTAATTGCAAACCAGGCATTTGCAGTTTATCAGATGCTGGTACAGGTCGTTGGCGGCGAAAAAATAATTGTTCCTCTCTCAAACTACACCCATGATTTACAGGCGATGCGTAAAGCCGTAAAAAATAATACGCGGATGATATTCATAGCAAATCCGAATAATCCTACGGGAACGATAGTCAGGAACAAGGAGTTTGAAGATTTCCTGTACTCAGTTCCTGAAGATATACTGATCGTTCTCGATGAGGCCTATGCAGAGTACGTCATGGATGAAGATTATCCGAACTCAATAGAGCTTTTTTCAATGAGAAAAAACCTTGTGATACTCAGGACATTCTCAAAGATATACGGACTTGCAGGACTGAGGGTCGGCTATGGAATTGCACATGAAGAGATAGTCGAGATCATGCACAAGATAAGACAGCCTTTCAACGTAAATTCCGCCGGCCAGATTACAGCTCTTGCTGCATTGTCTGATGAAGAACATGTTGAGAGCAGCAGAACGCTTAACGCTGAAGGGAAAGAATATCTTTACGGTGAATTCGAACGCATGGAATTAGACTATGTGCCAACCGAGGCTAATTTCATACTTGTTGATTGCGGGATTGACTGCAATGAGATTTTTTTAAAGCTCTTAAAGCTTGGAGTAATAGTAAGACCCATGGCAGGTTATGGACTTCCAACATCATTTCGTGTCACAATCGGTACAGCGAAGGACAACCGCAAGTTCATATCAGCGCTGAAAAAGGTGCTGTAA
- the lnt gene encoding apolipoprotein N-acyltransferase → MKIVYAAASSVCFILSFPDYNLFFLAWIFLVPLFRAIDDETPLNAFYIGWFSGILAFAGTVYWVTNSMTNYGGINPVLSIFFLFLLSAYLGLYTGLFCLVYRESEIKLGTLPALSSAPFLWVSLEYLRGHLLTGFPWSLIGYSQWDMTSFIQVADITGIYGISFALIALNAVIYYVFSPASSIVHLATLKKRALILFVPFVMLLSFWIYGKSLEGTYKDSALKDRALPEDSVNVAVVQGNIEQSLKWERGEQIESIETHKKLTERSLDCTPSLVVWPETALPFYLEKEPAYLQAVSSFAKERNIYLLAGSVGFTKNQSGRDDVYNSAFLISADGKINGRYDKRHLVPFGEYIPLEWLFRITYFDRIIGDIGSFSVGSESRVFKVDKGAFSAIICYELIFPELVRTFVSSGGELLVNITNEGWFGRSSAAEQHFTNAVFRAIENRVYVIRSANTGISGFISPAGEVLQKTEMFEPASFCRKVYFSKVRTFYTRFGDIFAFSCIALSLLFLILPAGKNPDK, encoded by the coding sequence TTGAAAATTGTCTACGCTGCCGCAAGCAGTGTATGTTTTATTCTTAGCTTCCCTGATTATAACTTATTTTTTCTTGCATGGATTTTTCTTGTTCCTTTGTTCAGGGCAATTGATGATGAAACTCCCTTAAACGCTTTTTATATTGGCTGGTTCTCAGGAATACTCGCCTTTGCAGGTACAGTTTACTGGGTTACGAACTCAATGACGAATTACGGCGGCATAAACCCTGTTCTCAGTATCTTTTTCCTTTTCCTTTTATCAGCCTACCTCGGGCTTTACACCGGATTATTCTGCCTTGTTTACCGGGAGTCTGAGATTAAGCTGGGAACATTGCCTGCTCTTTCTTCTGCTCCTTTTCTTTGGGTCTCCCTCGAATATCTGAGAGGGCATCTGTTAACCGGTTTTCCCTGGTCGCTTATTGGGTATTCGCAGTGGGACATGACTTCTTTTATACAGGTCGCAGATATAACCGGAATCTATGGAATCTCTTTTGCACTTATAGCTCTTAATGCGGTCATCTATTATGTTTTTTCCCCGGCGTCATCAATTGTCCATCTTGCAACTCTGAAAAAGCGGGCTCTGATTTTATTTGTTCCCTTTGTCATGCTTTTATCCTTCTGGATATACGGGAAATCCCTTGAAGGGACTTATAAGGATAGCGCTTTGAAGGATAGAGCTTTGCCTGAAGATTCTGTTAATGTTGCCGTTGTTCAGGGGAATATAGAGCAGAGCCTTAAATGGGAAAGAGGCGAGCAGATTGAATCCATTGAAACCCATAAGAAGCTTACAGAGAGGAGCCTTGATTGCACCCCTTCTCTTGTAGTCTGGCCTGAAACAGCTCTTCCATTTTATCTTGAGAAAGAGCCTGCTTATCTCCAGGCAGTAAGCTCCTTTGCAAAGGAAAGAAATATTTATCTTCTTGCCGGAAGCGTAGGTTTCACAAAAAATCAGTCGGGAAGGGATGATGTATATAACAGCGCTTTTCTGATTAGCGCTGATGGTAAAATTAATGGAAGATATGACAAGAGACACCTTGTCCCGTTCGGCGAATATATACCCCTTGAATGGCTTTTCAGGATAACGTACTTCGACAGGATTATAGGCGACATAGGCAGCTTCAGCGTTGGCAGCGAGAGCAGGGTTTTCAAGGTCGACAAAGGTGCGTTTTCAGCCATCATCTGTTATGAACTGATATTCCCTGAGCTGGTGCGGACTTTTGTTTCCTCAGGAGGAGAGCTTCTTGTGAATATAACGAATGAGGGATGGTTCGGGAGGAGCTCGGCTGCAGAACAGCATTTTACAAATGCAGTCTTCAGGGCGATAGAGAACAGGGTCTACGTGATCCGGTCTGCAAATACCGGCATATCAGGTTTTATAAGCCCGGCAGGGGAGGTGCTTCAAAAGACGGAAATGTTTGAACCTGCCTCGTTTTGCAGAAAGGTTTATTTTTCAAAAGTCAGGACTTTTTATACCAGGTTCGGTGATATCTTTGCATTCTCATGTATTGCCCTTTCTTTGCTCTTCCTGATTTTACCGGCAGGTAAAAATCCTGATAAATAG
- a CDS encoding Do family serine endopeptidase produces the protein MKKNKIINSSLFFLLAFSFFAVFPSAAAEKPLTFVELAKIVKPSVVNVYTTIIKSESEVKKNFHDDEEFESQKDFFHKFFNEPPMREYNKKNLGSGVIIDKSGYILTNNHVVEEATKIRVSLANGSEYDAKLVGKDEKTDLALIEIKAEGDLPAAKIGNSDALSVGEWVMAIGNPYGLEETVTVGIVSAKGRVMGAGPYDDFIQTSASINPGNSGGPLVNMNGEVIGVNTLILSRGQNLGFAIPINMAKNIFEQLKIKGKVVRGWLGVYVQKVTPDMVTFFGLDSPKGALVSEATPGGPAASAGILRGDVIISFNGIPINDVNELPRMVAGSPVGTNVKVGLIRKGKKMEISIVLGELKEELLTEAYEKKLQTFGMSVDYLTSSQVQKLGIGDEAGLYVLEMQPGQASEKGIKRGDQILEVNRIRMKSMEDYENILKDKNANVILFLLKRGDNTFFVTMERE, from the coding sequence ATGAAGAAAAATAAAATCATAAACAGCAGTCTGTTTTTTCTCCTGGCTTTTTCGTTTTTTGCGGTTTTCCCGTCTGCTGCAGCCGAGAAACCTCTTACCTTTGTTGAGCTTGCAAAGATAGTCAAACCATCAGTTGTGAATGTCTATACTACAATAATAAAATCTGAGTCTGAAGTGAAAAAGAATTTCCATGATGATGAAGAGTTTGAGTCGCAGAAAGATTTTTTCCACAAATTCTTCAATGAGCCGCCTATGAGGGAATACAACAAGAAAAACCTCGGGTCGGGCGTTATAATTGATAAATCAGGATATATACTTACGAACAACCACGTAGTGGAAGAGGCGACAAAGATTCGTGTGTCGCTCGCAAACGGCAGTGAATACGACGCAAAGCTTGTGGGGAAAGATGAAAAAACTGATCTTGCACTTATAGAGATCAAAGCCGAGGGGGATTTGCCTGCGGCAAAGATAGGGAATTCAGATGCGCTCTCCGTAGGGGAATGGGTCATGGCTATCGGGAACCCGTATGGTCTAGAGGAAACTGTTACAGTAGGAATAGTCAGCGCCAAGGGACGGGTGATGGGAGCAGGACCTTATGATGATTTTATCCAGACAAGCGCATCGATAAACCCGGGCAACAGCGGCGGCCCTCTTGTCAATATGAATGGGGAGGTAATCGGTGTAAATACACTTATTCTATCCCGCGGCCAGAACCTTGGTTTTGCCATTCCGATAAACATGGCCAAGAATATTTTTGAGCAGTTGAAAATAAAGGGAAAGGTTGTGAGAGGATGGCTTGGCGTCTATGTGCAGAAGGTAACGCCGGATATGGTTACTTTCTTCGGACTTGATTCTCCCAAAGGCGCTCTTGTCTCAGAGGCTACGCCCGGAGGTCCGGCTGCATCGGCAGGCATTTTAAGAGGAGATGTGATAATATCATTCAATGGTATACCAATAAACGATGTAAATGAACTTCCCCGAATGGTTGCTGGTTCTCCGGTTGGAACGAATGTAAAAGTCGGTCTCATAAGAAAAGGAAAGAAAATGGAGATTTCCATTGTCCTTGGAGAATTAAAGGAAGAGCTTTTGACAGAGGCCTATGAAAAGAAACTTCAGACTTTTGGTATGTCTGTTGATTATCTGACTTCTTCTCAGGTCCAGAAACTTGGCATTGGTGACGAGGCCGGTCTTTATGTCTTAGAGATGCAGCCAGGCCAGGCCAGTGAAAAAGGAATAAAGCGGGGAGACCAGATACTTGAAGTCAACCGCATTCGTATGAAAAGCATGGAAGATTATGAGAATATTCTTAAAGACAAGAATGCCAATGTGATATTGTTTCTTTTGAAAAGAGGAGATAATACATTCTTTGTAACCATGGAGAGAGAATGA
- the folD gene encoding bifunctional methylenetetrahydrofolate dehydrogenase/methenyltetrahydrofolate cyclohydrolase FolD: MSAMIIDGKKIAGEIRTEIKNEVMTYKAQGRREPALAVVLVGDDPASSIYVSGKEKACIEAGIKSIVKRLPSDISQEKLVSIVTALNVDDRVDGILVQLPLPHHINSDIVMKCIDSSKDVDGFGTDNLGKLVLNKPFLVPCTPAGIIELLKRSGCRIEGTHSVIIGRSNIVGKPVALMLMHLNSTITVCHSKTQNISEIARSADILIAAIGKANFVRGDMVKPGAYVIDVGINRVDGKLLGDVCFDEAKDIATAITPVPGGVGPMTIAMLLKNTITAYKSNVGIS, translated from the coding sequence ATGAGCGCTATGATTATTGACGGGAAGAAAATCGCCGGAGAAATCCGGACTGAAATCAAAAATGAGGTAATGACCTATAAAGCACAGGGGAGAAGAGAACCGGCTCTCGCGGTTGTATTGGTAGGCGATGACCCGGCTTCATCGATATACGTTTCAGGAAAGGAAAAAGCCTGTATCGAAGCAGGCATAAAATCAATAGTAAAACGCCTTCCGTCAGATATAAGTCAGGAAAAATTGGTTTCCATAGTAACAGCGCTGAATGTTGATGATAGGGTTGACGGAATCCTTGTGCAGCTGCCGCTGCCTCATCATATTAATTCTGATATTGTGATGAAGTGCATCGACTCGTCAAAGGATGTTGACGGATTCGGAACAGACAATCTTGGCAAACTTGTGCTGAACAAACCTTTTCTTGTTCCATGTACGCCTGCGGGAATTATTGAACTTCTGAAAAGAAGCGGCTGTCGTATAGAGGGGACACATTCCGTGATAATCGGCAGAAGCAATATTGTCGGGAAACCCGTCGCACTAATGCTTATGCATCTTAATTCCACCATAACAGTCTGCCATTCAAAGACGCAGAATATCTCCGAGATAGCGAGGTCAGCTGATATTCTTATAGCAGCAATAGGAAAAGCTAATTTCGTAAGAGGAGATATGGTAAAGCCCGGCGCTTATGTGATTGATGTGGGGATAAACAGGGTGGACGGGAAGCTTTTAGGGGATGTCTGCTTTGACGAAGCAAAAGATATTGCCACGGCGATCACCCCGGTTCCCGGAGGTGTGGGACCAATGACCATTGCAATGCTCCTCAAGAATACGATTACCGCCTACAAGTCTAATGTAGGGATCTCATGA
- a CDS encoding PAS domain-containing sensor histidine kinase: protein MIKSFEDFVKKVATSTNKLDILKFYQENPSAIDSPEGLSRWINRDVFEIENELEELAEKGILLREGGLQHPLYRYNPSETIASYTTNLLQARSFYEKKIAELEKEKISMSDRFTREIIHERGKTKKIIENMAEGILVLNRKNQILTINSQAKNIFYITAADTSGKDIFSLISNFEIREIMGSIIEQKHTKEIKIKNENDENIYKVTVSPLKDDPPGGNAGTANELVGNIIVLSDITREKEIERFKADFISMVTHDIKNPLNTIILNSTFLIEKYGKGKGDNFEKFLKMISDSGKKILKLIDEFLNLSRIEAGIIKLNLQKVNYADLIKNVIQNHLRQAENKGINIEVTVPPEPVVLEIDHLQIERVCSNLIDNAIKFTQKGGTISINVRAQEEGAITSVSDTGSGISESELPLLFDKYFRAKTSGKIKGTGLGLAIAKSIIEAHGGVINVESRIAEGTKFLFYLPAKPDKQNIV, encoded by the coding sequence ATGATAAAATCATTCGAAGATTTCGTAAAAAAGGTGGCGACATCCACCAATAAACTCGACATCCTGAAATTCTATCAGGAGAACCCATCCGCCATAGATTCACCGGAAGGCTTGAGCCGATGGATAAACAGGGATGTATTTGAGATTGAAAATGAGCTTGAAGAGCTTGCAGAAAAAGGAATATTGCTGAGAGAAGGCGGGCTTCAACATCCACTTTACCGCTACAATCCCTCGGAAACAATCGCTTCATATACGACCAACCTGCTTCAGGCACGCTCATTCTATGAAAAGAAAATAGCGGAGCTTGAAAAAGAAAAGATCTCGATGTCTGACCGGTTCACAAGGGAAATCATACATGAGCGGGGGAAGACAAAAAAAATAATCGAGAACATGGCGGAAGGAATCCTGGTACTTAACAGGAAAAACCAGATCCTCACCATTAATTCACAGGCAAAGAATATTTTTTACATCACTGCCGCCGACACATCAGGGAAAGACATATTCTCTCTTATTTCTAATTTTGAAATCCGCGAAATCATGGGATCTATAATCGAACAAAAACATACCAAGGAAATTAAAATAAAAAATGAGAATGATGAGAATATTTACAAGGTGACTGTTTCACCCCTTAAAGACGACCCTCCCGGAGGCAATGCAGGCACTGCCAACGAGCTTGTGGGAAACATAATAGTGTTGAGCGACATAACCAGAGAAAAAGAAATTGAGCGTTTCAAAGCGGATTTCATATCAATGGTCACACACGACATCAAGAACCCCCTTAACACAATAATCCTCAACTCTACTTTTTTGATTGAAAAATACGGGAAAGGCAAGGGAGACAATTTTGAAAAATTCCTTAAGATGATCAGTGACAGCGGGAAGAAGATCCTTAAGCTCATTGATGAGTTCCTTAACCTGTCACGCATCGAAGCAGGGATAATAAAGCTCAATCTCCAGAAGGTGAATTATGCAGATCTCATAAAGAATGTAATACAAAATCACCTGAGACAGGCGGAAAACAAGGGGATAAATATTGAAGTGACAGTTCCTCCTGAGCCGGTTGTCCTTGAAATAGACCATCTCCAGATCGAGCGTGTCTGCAGCAACCTGATCGACAATGCAATAAAATTCACCCAGAAGGGAGGCACAATCAGCATCAACGTGCGAGCTCAGGAGGAAGGAGCCATCACAAGCGTTTCAGATACCGGAAGCGGAATATCTGAAAGTGAACTGCCTCTCTTATTCGATAAATATTTCAGAGCAAAGACATCAGGGAAGATAAAGGGAACCGGACTCGGGCTTGCAATTGCAAAATCAATAATAGAAGCCCACGGTGGTGTCATAAATGTGGAAAGCCGTATCGCCGAAGGAACTAAATTTCTTTTTTACCTGCCTGCAAAGCCGGACAAACAAAACATAGTTTAA